One genomic region from Conexibacter woesei DSM 14684 encodes:
- the chrA gene encoding chromate efflux transporter, whose amino-acid sequence MTGVEQRVGLATIVREWGRIGCLGFGGPPVHIAMLRELCVERRRWIDAETFEDAIAACNLMPGPSSTQLAIFCAHRVGGLAGTVVGGLAFIVPGLVLILALAALFLGGPPAWVQGAGAGAGAAVAAVAVSAGAQLVPASYARAHHAARVRWIIYAFAGGAAAATVGAWLVLVLIACGLLEVALRRGVSGTAAAALHAWPLGLPVLAAVTTGGVGALCWTALKVGALSYGGGFVIIPLMQSDAVDVYHWMTNAEFLNAVALGQVTPGPVVHTVAVVGYAAAGLGGGLLAAAVAFAPSFLIVLIGGERFERVRTNTFARGFLDGAGPAAIGAILGSAIPLALALAHPWQAGVLALAAIGLFVARRGVVTVLLGAGAIGAVAVLLGAPV is encoded by the coding sequence GTGACCGGCGTCGAGCAGCGTGTCGGCCTGGCCACGATCGTGCGGGAGTGGGGGCGGATCGGCTGTCTCGGGTTCGGCGGGCCGCCGGTCCACATCGCGATGCTGCGCGAGCTGTGCGTCGAGCGCAGGAGATGGATCGACGCGGAGACGTTCGAGGACGCGATCGCGGCGTGCAACCTGATGCCCGGACCGTCCTCGACGCAGCTGGCGATCTTCTGCGCGCACCGCGTCGGCGGGCTCGCCGGCACGGTCGTCGGCGGGCTCGCGTTCATCGTCCCCGGCCTCGTCCTGATCCTCGCGCTCGCCGCGCTCTTCCTCGGCGGCCCTCCCGCCTGGGTGCAGGGCGCCGGGGCGGGCGCGGGCGCGGCCGTCGCCGCCGTCGCGGTCAGCGCGGGGGCACAGCTCGTGCCGGCGAGCTACGCCCGCGCCCACCACGCCGCGCGCGTGCGCTGGATCATCTACGCGTTCGCGGGCGGCGCCGCGGCCGCGACGGTCGGCGCGTGGCTCGTGCTCGTGCTGATCGCCTGCGGCCTGCTCGAGGTCGCGCTCCGGCGCGGCGTGAGCGGAACCGCGGCGGCGGCGCTGCACGCCTGGCCGCTGGGGCTGCCCGTCCTCGCCGCGGTCACCACCGGCGGCGTCGGCGCGCTCTGCTGGACGGCGCTGAAGGTCGGCGCGCTCTCCTACGGCGGCGGGTTCGTGATCATCCCGCTGATGCAGAGTGACGCGGTCGACGTCTACCACTGGATGACGAACGCCGAGTTCCTCAACGCCGTCGCGCTCGGCCAGGTCACGCCCGGACCGGTCGTGCACACCGTCGCCGTCGTCGGCTACGCCGCCGCCGGGCTCGGCGGCGGCCTGCTCGCGGCGGCCGTCGCGTTCGCGCCGTCGTTCCTGATCGTCCTCATCGGCGGCGAGCGCTTCGAGCGCGTCCGCACCAACACGTTCGCGCGTGGCTTCCTCGACGGCGCCGGCCCGGCCGCGATCGGCGCGATCCTCGGCTCCGCGATCCCGCTCGCGCTCGCGCTCGCCCACCCCTGGCAGGCCGGCGTGCTCGCGCTCGCCGCGATCGGCCTCTTCGTCGCCCGGCGCGGCGTCGTCACGGTCCTGCTCGGCGCCGGCGCGATCGGTGCCGTCGCCGTGCTGCTCGGCGCGCCGGTCTGA
- a CDS encoding sugar ABC transporter substrate-binding protein codes for MERNIRGRLAVMAAVLAVGMPLSACGSDAEDDAAPAGAKTAATAASQASPETARALQRPTSIGIDVPLRGPIARDKTIYWIQCSSPACVALTTPLKAATEAVGWRLRVVNAGLTPESVKAAWHQAVQGDPDAVVGSGFSRALYEPELKALADRGVPVLNMMTADPPENGYAATQNYGPDFVAAGERLGAYVLDRGGDDVNAVSVTTSAFANLGFVARGFKDAIEAGCPSCKVADELVPATSIGNELPTRIATYLQAHPDVNWVYVGFTDMMVGVPAALASAGISKDVRFVTLDSLPTTAQYMKDGNYLVAAAASAKPEIMWRHVDFLLRHFNRESTRPSTAHTLPIWTVTADALPSTTETFPLVEDYEQQYRKLWGID; via the coding sequence GTGGAGCGGAACATCCGCGGACGACTGGCCGTGATGGCCGCCGTCCTGGCGGTCGGCATGCCGTTGAGCGCCTGCGGGAGCGACGCGGAGGACGACGCCGCGCCGGCAGGCGCGAAGACCGCGGCCACGGCTGCGAGCCAGGCGTCGCCGGAGACCGCCAGAGCGCTGCAGCGCCCGACGTCGATCGGGATCGACGTCCCGCTCAGAGGCCCGATCGCGAGAGACAAGACGATCTACTGGATCCAGTGCTCCTCGCCGGCGTGCGTCGCCCTCACGACGCCGCTGAAGGCCGCGACCGAGGCGGTCGGCTGGAGACTGAGAGTCGTCAACGCGGGGCTCACGCCCGAGAGCGTGAAGGCCGCGTGGCACCAGGCCGTGCAGGGCGATCCCGACGCCGTCGTCGGCAGCGGCTTCTCGCGCGCGCTCTACGAGCCGGAGCTGAAGGCGCTCGCCGACCGCGGCGTCCCGGTGCTCAACATGATGACCGCTGACCCGCCCGAGAACGGCTATGCGGCGACGCAGAACTACGGGCCGGACTTCGTCGCGGCCGGCGAGCGGCTCGGCGCCTACGTGCTCGACAGAGGCGGCGACGACGTCAACGCGGTCTCCGTCACCACCAGCGCCTTCGCCAACCTCGGCTTCGTCGCGAGAGGCTTCAAGGACGCGATCGAGGCGGGCTGCCCGTCGTGCAAGGTCGCCGACGAGCTCGTCCCGGCGACGAGCATCGGCAACGAGCTGCCGACCCGCATCGCGACCTACCTGCAGGCGCATCCCGACGTCAACTGGGTCTACGTCGGCTTCACGGACATGATGGTCGGCGTGCCCGCGGCGCTCGCCTCCGCTGGCATCTCCAAGGACGTCCGCTTCGTCACGCTCGACAGCCTTCCGACGACGGCGCAGTACATGAAGGACGGCAACTACCTCGTCGCCGCGGCGGCCTCGGCGAAGCCGGAGATCATGTGGCGCCACGTCGACTTCCTGCTGCGTCACTTCAACAGAGAGTCGACGAGACCGTCGACGGCGCACACGCTGCCGATCTGGACGGTGACCGCCGACGCGCTCCCGAGCACGACCGAGACGTTCCCGCTGGTCGAGGACTACGAGCAGCAGTACCGGAAGCTGTGGGGGATCGACTGA
- a CDS encoding sugar ABC transporter ATP-binding protein: protein MEPGALVGIEQLSKTFPGQRALADVSFEIGRGEIHALVGENGSGKSTLIKVLAGFHEPDPGARMTVAGEQLKPCSPADVRRLGLRFVHQDLGLVGELSAAENVGLASGFARRGLKVDRAGQRSRAEALLARIGAEVDVEQPVSALRAVERSAVAIARALDELHGEIRLLVLDEPTAALPPAEVEALFRVLHEVLERGVSILYVSHRLEEILGLAHRVTVLRDGRCEGTFPVAGMDRARLAELIVGEEVEADAARRPRSCATEQRALSVRGIRGAVLDDVGFDVRRGEVVGVAGLSGSGREELAAVLTGAAPGQIELVDGDGRSWSGMTPKRAKRLGIALVLANRHPDAAIGQFSIRENVSLALLGSYARGGRVQGAQEREAVEGWIERLDIRPNDADRLYSNLSGGNKQKVILAKWLNTRPNVFVMDDPTSGVDIGARHGIYGLVRQQAAAGAGFVVCSSDLEDFVGVCDRVLALAGGRVVAELSGAEITESRLLQAIVRSAAGPAAASNKNQTEKDR from the coding sequence ATGGAACCCGGTGCGCTGGTCGGGATCGAGCAGCTCTCCAAGACCTTCCCGGGCCAGCGCGCACTCGCCGACGTCTCGTTCGAGATCGGCCGTGGCGAGATCCACGCGCTGGTCGGCGAGAACGGCTCCGGGAAGTCGACGCTGATCAAGGTGCTCGCGGGATTCCACGAGCCCGACCCCGGCGCCCGCATGACCGTCGCCGGCGAGCAGCTCAAGCCCTGCTCGCCGGCCGACGTGCGGCGGCTCGGCCTGCGCTTCGTACATCAGGACCTCGGGCTCGTCGGCGAGCTGAGCGCGGCCGAGAACGTCGGCCTCGCGTCGGGGTTCGCGAGACGGGGCCTGAAGGTCGACCGGGCCGGGCAGCGCAGCCGCGCCGAGGCGCTGCTGGCGCGCATCGGCGCCGAGGTCGACGTCGAGCAGCCCGTCTCCGCGCTGCGCGCGGTCGAGCGCAGCGCGGTCGCGATCGCGCGTGCGCTCGACGAGCTGCACGGCGAGATCCGCCTGCTGGTGCTCGACGAGCCGACCGCCGCGCTGCCACCGGCCGAGGTCGAGGCGCTCTTCCGCGTGCTGCACGAGGTGCTCGAGCGCGGCGTCTCGATCCTCTACGTCTCGCACCGCCTGGAGGAGATCCTCGGGCTCGCGCACCGCGTCACCGTGCTGCGCGACGGCCGCTGCGAGGGCACGTTCCCGGTCGCCGGGATGGATCGCGCGCGGCTGGCGGAGCTGATCGTCGGCGAGGAGGTCGAGGCCGACGCGGCACGACGGCCGAGATCGTGCGCGACCGAGCAGCGGGCGCTGTCGGTGCGAGGGATCCGCGGCGCGGTGCTCGACGACGTCGGGTTCGACGTCCGCCGCGGCGAGGTCGTCGGCGTCGCGGGGCTGTCGGGCTCCGGCCGCGAGGAGCTTGCGGCCGTGCTGACCGGCGCCGCGCCGGGCCAGATCGAGCTGGTCGACGGCGACGGCAGATCGTGGTCGGGGATGACGCCGAAGCGAGCGAAGCGGCTCGGCATCGCGCTCGTGCTCGCCAACCGTCATCCCGACGCCGCGATCGGGCAGTTCTCGATCCGCGAGAACGTCTCGCTCGCGCTGCTCGGTTCGTACGCGCGCGGCGGTCGCGTGCAGGGCGCGCAGGAGCGGGAGGCGGTCGAGGGCTGGATCGAGCGCCTCGACATCCGCCCGAACGACGCCGACCGGCTCTACTCGAACCTCTCGGGCGGCAACAAGCAGAAGGTCATCCTCGCGAAGTGGCTGAACACGCGGCCGAACGTCTTCGTGATGGACGACCCCACCAGCGGCGTCGACATCGGCGCCCGCCACGGCATCTACGGCCTCGTGCGCCAGCAGGCCGCCGCGGGCGCCGGCTTCGTCGTCTGCTCCTCGGATCTCGAGGACTTCGTCGGCGTCTGCGACCGCGTGCTGGCGCTCGCCGGCGGCCGCGTCGTCGCCGAGCTGAGCGGCGCCGAGATCACCGAGAGCCGCCTGCTGCAGGCGATCGTCAGGTCGGCGGCAGGCCCCGCCGCCGCATCGAACAAGAATCAGACGGAGAAGGACAGATGA
- a CDS encoding ABC transporter permease: protein MSENVVNAVRPRRRPGRPLGRRLAGSLSFRTIGAVYVWLLLIAAFAIWIPDLFLREETLKSILNQYSITALAALSIIIPLSTGVFDLSIGSTMGLTGIVAAWLLGNTDLSPLVVVVLGVSVGALVGLFNALIVVRMKIDSFIGTLATGSILAAVTLGISGDQILTERVSGSFSEIASTDVAGIQLPVLYMIALMIVIGFFLEQTAAGRYCYATGFNPEVTRLVGVSVDRVRTLALVFSGCVAGFAGVVLTARIQAADPTNGPSYMIPAFSAAFLGATQFRHGRFNPWGTIVAVLMLGTGSVGLLLAGAPTWAPQIFQGVVLIAAVGVTVVQRRPKAARETKPAAAEAAASPS, encoded by the coding sequence ATGAGCGAGAACGTCGTCAACGCCGTGCGGCCCCGTCGGCGCCCGGGCAGACCGCTCGGCCGCCGGCTGGCCGGAAGCCTCTCGTTCCGGACGATCGGAGCGGTCTACGTCTGGCTGCTGCTGATCGCTGCCTTCGCGATCTGGATCCCCGACCTGTTCCTGCGCGAGGAGACGCTCAAGTCGATCCTCAACCAGTACTCGATCACCGCGCTCGCGGCGCTCTCGATCATCATCCCGCTGAGCACCGGCGTCTTCGACCTGTCGATCGGCTCGACGATGGGGCTGACCGGCATCGTCGCGGCGTGGCTGCTCGGCAACACCGACCTCAGCCCGCTCGTCGTCGTCGTGCTCGGCGTCTCCGTCGGCGCGCTCGTCGGCCTCTTCAACGCGCTGATCGTCGTGCGGATGAAGATCGACTCGTTCATCGGCACGCTCGCGACCGGCTCGATCCTCGCGGCGGTGACGCTCGGCATCTCCGGCGACCAGATCCTCACCGAGCGCGTCAGCGGCTCGTTCAGCGAGATCGCCTCGACCGACGTCGCCGGGATCCAGCTGCCGGTGCTCTACATGATCGCGCTGATGATCGTGATCGGCTTCTTCCTCGAGCAGACCGCCGCGGGCCGCTACTGCTACGCGACCGGCTTCAACCCGGAGGTGACGCGCCTGGTCGGCGTCAGCGTCGACCGCGTGCGCACGCTCGCGCTCGTCTTCTCCGGCTGCGTCGCCGGCTTCGCCGGCGTCGTGCTGACCGCGCGGATCCAGGCGGCGGATCCGACCAACGGCCCGTCGTACATGATCCCGGCGTTCTCCGCCGCGTTCCTCGGCGCGACGCAGTTCCGCCACGGCCGCTTCAACCCGTGGGGGACGATCGTCGCGGTGCTGATGCTCGGCACCGGCTCGGTCGGCCTGCTGCTGGCGGGCGCGCCGACGTGGGCGCCGCAGATCTTCCAGGGCGTCGTCCTGATCGCCGCCGTCGGGGTGACCGTCGTCCAGCGCCGGCCGAAGGCCGCGAGGGAGACGAAGCCCGCCGCCGCCGAAGCGGCGGCCTCGCCGAGCTGA
- a CDS encoding SMP-30/gluconolactonase/LRE family protein yields MTDPSIETLVTALAFPEGPRWHDGALWFSDTHAREVLRLDPGSGALERVASVAGRPSGLGFLPDGRLLISATHDRRVLRREHDGTLTVHADLSAVASWHTNDLVADRHGRAYVGNYGDASVPPAAPRPAALALVQADGSASAAADGLLFANGLVLSGDGGTLIVAETRAAPGRLTAFTVDQTDGSLSNRRTLVAFDDAVMPDGLAIDGEDGVWAASPFSGEVIRVDAAGTITDRIAVADPYAVALGGSNGRDLFVCTADTWLPERAARERSGAIRRLRVRVPAARG; encoded by the coding sequence ATGACCGACCCCTCCATCGAGACCCTCGTCACCGCGCTCGCCTTCCCCGAAGGCCCGCGCTGGCACGACGGGGCGCTGTGGTTCTCCGACACCCACGCCCGCGAGGTACTGCGCCTCGATCCCGGCAGCGGAGCGCTGGAGCGCGTCGCCTCCGTCGCGGGGCGGCCGTCCGGCCTCGGCTTCCTGCCGGACGGGCGGCTGCTGATCTCCGCGACCCACGACCGTCGCGTGCTGCGACGCGAGCACGACGGGACGCTCACCGTGCACGCCGACCTGTCGGCGGTCGCCAGCTGGCACACGAACGACCTCGTCGCCGATCGCCACGGCCGCGCCTACGTCGGCAACTACGGCGACGCCAGCGTGCCGCCCGCCGCGCCGCGCCCCGCCGCGCTCGCGCTCGTCCAGGCCGACGGCAGCGCGAGCGCGGCGGCCGACGGTCTGCTGTTCGCCAACGGCCTCGTGCTCAGCGGCGACGGCGGGACGCTGATCGTCGCCGAGACGCGCGCCGCGCCCGGACGCCTCACCGCGTTCACGGTCGACCAGACCGACGGATCGCTGTCGAACCGCCGCACGCTCGTCGCGTTCGACGACGCGGTCATGCCCGACGGCCTCGCGATCGACGGCGAGGACGGCGTCTGGGCGGCCTCGCCGTTCAGCGGGGAGGTGATCCGCGTCGACGCCGCCGGGACGATCACCGACCGAATCGCGGTCGCCGATCCGTACGCCGTCGCGCTCGGCGGCTCCAACGGCCGCGACCTCTTCGTCTGCACCGCGGACACGTGGCTGCCCGAGCGCGCCGCGCGCGAGCGCAGCGGCGCGATCCGGCGGCTGCGGGTCCGCGTCCCCGCCGCCCGCGGCTGA
- a CDS encoding MaoC/PaaZ C-terminal domain-containing protein has protein sequence MSHVNPREAIGLDLGRRTVAYDDRDAILYALAVGARATELELVFERDLRALPTYGPALGLWAADALGERGLFDVSRALHGAQRLDVLEPLPPRGELELTARVANVWDKGDAAVFEVEVDCRQFRSVAAIFAPGSGGFGGERGPSAAGDPEQPPSATGSVQTTPEQAALYRLTGDRHAIHVDPAAAAAIGQPRPILHGLCTLGVVVRELARIAGAHACDLRELAVRFAAPVLPGERIEVRTWETGETPTRFAAATARGTVLSGGEVRFA, from the coding sequence ATGTCGCACGTGAATCCTCGAGAGGCGATCGGCCTCGACCTCGGTCGCCGCACCGTCGCGTACGACGACCGCGACGCCATCCTCTACGCGCTCGCGGTCGGAGCCCGTGCGACCGAGCTGGAGCTGGTCTTCGAGCGCGACCTCCGCGCCCTGCCGACGTACGGTCCCGCGCTCGGCCTGTGGGCCGCCGACGCGCTCGGCGAGCGCGGGCTGTTCGACGTCTCGCGCGCGCTCCACGGCGCGCAGCGGCTCGACGTGCTGGAGCCGCTGCCGCCGCGCGGCGAGCTGGAGCTGACCGCGCGTGTCGCGAACGTCTGGGACAAGGGCGACGCGGCCGTCTTCGAGGTCGAGGTCGACTGCCGCCAGTTCCGCTCCGTCGCCGCGATCTTCGCGCCGGGCAGTGGCGGCTTCGGCGGTGAGCGCGGTCCCTCCGCGGCGGGCGATCCCGAGCAGCCGCCGAGCGCGACCGGCAGCGTGCAGACGACGCCCGAGCAGGCGGCGCTCTACCGCCTCACCGGCGACCGGCACGCGATCCACGTCGACCCGGCGGCGGCAGCGGCGATCGGCCAGCCGCGGCCGATCCTGCACGGTCTCTGCACGCTCGGCGTCGTCGTGCGCGAGCTGGCCCGGATCGCCGGCGCACACGCGTGCGACCTCCGCGAGCTGGCGGTGCGCTTCGCCGCCCCGGTGCTGCCGGGCGAGCGGATCGAGGTGAGGACGTGGGAGACGGGGGAGACGCCGACGCGCTTCGCCGCCGCGACCGCGCGCGGCACCGTCCTGAGCGGCGGGGAGGTGCGGTTCGCATGA
- a CDS encoding acetyl-CoA C-acetyltransferase gives MSEHAVIVATARTPIGRAGKGSLTELRADDLAAIAVRAALERVPQVRPEHVEDLLLGCGQPAGEQGYNMARVVALLSGLPAVPGVTVNRYCASSLQAIRMAAHAIAAGEGDCFVAAGAEAVSRYGRGKADGMPETKNPAFDGARARTAARAQGGASAWAPAEGLPDVYIAMGETAENVAEHAGVTRAAMDEWAARSQQRAVAAQAAGLFAREIVPVTTPAGVVVEADDGPRAGTTAAKLSALRPVFRPDGRITAGNACPLNDGAAAVVVTSASFARRHGIVPLARVLATAVSAVDPEIMGLGPVDACGRALERAGMTIGDVDRAEINEAFAAQVLPSAEQLGLDLDRLNVRGGAIALGHPFGMTGARIMTTLLHTLQDDDATIGLESMCIGGGQGMAVVVERLS, from the coding sequence ATGAGCGAGCACGCTGTCATCGTCGCCACGGCGCGCACCCCGATCGGCCGCGCCGGCAAGGGCTCGCTGACCGAGCTGCGCGCCGACGACCTCGCGGCGATCGCCGTCCGGGCGGCGCTGGAGCGCGTGCCGCAGGTCCGGCCCGAGCATGTCGAGGACCTGCTGCTCGGATGCGGCCAGCCGGCCGGCGAGCAGGGGTACAACATGGCCCGCGTCGTCGCGCTGCTGTCGGGCCTGCCGGCGGTTCCCGGCGTCACCGTCAACCGCTACTGCGCGTCGTCGCTGCAGGCGATCCGCATGGCCGCGCACGCGATCGCGGCAGGCGAGGGCGACTGCTTCGTCGCGGCCGGCGCCGAGGCTGTCAGCCGCTACGGGCGCGGCAAGGCCGACGGGATGCCGGAGACGAAGAACCCGGCGTTCGACGGCGCCCGCGCGCGCACGGCGGCCCGTGCGCAGGGCGGCGCGAGCGCGTGGGCGCCCGCCGAGGGCCTGCCCGACGTCTACATCGCGATGGGCGAGACGGCCGAGAACGTCGCCGAGCACGCCGGCGTCACGCGCGCCGCGATGGACGAGTGGGCGGCGCGCTCGCAGCAGCGCGCCGTCGCCGCCCAGGCGGCCGGTCTGTTCGCGCGTGAGATCGTGCCGGTGACGACGCCCGCGGGCGTCGTCGTCGAAGCCGACGACGGCCCGCGCGCCGGGACGACGGCCGCGAAGCTGAGCGCGCTGAGACCGGTCTTCCGCCCGGACGGCCGCATCACCGCCGGCAACGCGTGCCCGCTCAACGACGGCGCCGCGGCGGTTGTCGTCACGAGCGCGTCGTTCGCGCGCCGCCACGGGATCGTCCCGCTCGCGCGGGTGCTCGCGACGGCGGTCTCGGCGGTCGATCCGGAGATCATGGGGCTCGGTCCCGTCGACGCATGCGGCCGGGCGCTGGAGCGCGCCGGCATGACGATCGGCGACGTCGACCGCGCCGAGATCAACGAGGCGTTCGCGGCGCAGGTGCTGCCGAGCGCCGAGCAGCTCGGGCTCGACCTCGACCGCCTGAACGTGCGCGGGGGCGCGATCGCGCTCGGGCACCCGTTCGGCATGACTGGCGCGCGGATCATGACGACGCTGCTGCACACGCTGCAGGACGACGACGCGACGATCGGGCTCGAGTCGATGTGCATCGGCGGCGGCCAGGGGATGGCGGTGGTCGTCGAACGACTCTCCTAG
- a CDS encoding TetR/AcrR family transcriptional regulator has translation MAQRSKRPAARASRASAARAAGRAGTGRRDELLTIAADLFATGGYASTTVRDIADAAGILSGSLYHHFSSKEEMADAILSGFLEDVLAQYDEIVAAREPARETFAALVSATLLAMDRHQSAVVIYQNDGRQLAALERFAYLRDAGGRFEAAWTEVLQRGIDEGEFRRSLDVPLAYRLIRAALWTVASWYRSGGEHSAPEIADHYVAMLLDGIARGRRKKAKD, from the coding sequence ATGGCTCAGAGAAGCAAGCGACCGGCCGCCAGAGCGTCGCGGGCGTCGGCGGCGAGAGCGGCGGGTCGCGCCGGGACCGGCCGGCGCGACGAGCTGCTGACGATCGCCGCCGACCTCTTCGCGACCGGCGGGTACGCCTCCACGACGGTGCGCGACATCGCCGACGCGGCGGGGATCCTGTCCGGCAGCCTGTACCACCACTTCTCCTCCAAGGAGGAGATGGCCGACGCGATCCTGAGCGGCTTCCTCGAGGACGTCCTCGCGCAGTACGACGAGATCGTCGCCGCGCGCGAGCCCGCGCGCGAGACCTTCGCGGCGCTGGTCTCGGCCACGCTGCTCGCGATGGATCGGCACCAGTCCGCGGTCGTGATCTACCAGAACGACGGCCGCCAGCTCGCCGCGCTCGAGCGCTTCGCCTACCTGCGGGACGCCGGCGGGCGGTTCGAGGCCGCGTGGACCGAGGTGCTGCAGCGCGGGATCGACGAGGGCGAGTTCCGCCGCTCGCTCGACGTGCCGCTCGCGTACCGGCTGATCCGGGCCGCGCTGTGGACGGTCGCCTCGTGGTACAGATCGGGCGGCGAGCACAGCGCGCCCGAGATCGCCGACCACTACGTCGCGATGCTGCTCGACGGGATCGCGCGCGGCAGACGCAAGAAGGCGAAGGACTAG
- a CDS encoding enoyl-CoA hydratase, with protein sequence MSAQTEADVVVTERRGAVAIVRMNRPRYRNAQNSAMTYALDDAFYAAVADDEVKAIVLAGAGEHFSAGHDIGSPGRDTDRSFPRRAQLWWDHVGRAGAEQRMAREAEVYVGMCRRWRELPKPTIAMVQGACVAGALMLAWSCDLIVASDDAFFADPVVRMGIPGVEYFAHPWVMGPRFAKELLFTGERFGAERALSLGMVNRVVPRAELEAETLALAERVAKMPRLGLALTKKAVNQAEDLMGLQSGIDSVFGLHHVAHAHNAEVGGDHLGGHDARSMRDAARPA encoded by the coding sequence ATGAGCGCGCAGACGGAAGCGGACGTCGTCGTCACCGAGCGCCGCGGCGCGGTGGCGATCGTGCGGATGAACCGGCCGAGATACCGCAACGCGCAGAACTCCGCGATGACCTACGCGCTCGACGACGCCTTCTACGCGGCCGTCGCCGACGACGAGGTGAAGGCGATCGTGCTCGCGGGCGCGGGCGAGCACTTCTCCGCCGGCCACGACATCGGCAGCCCCGGCCGCGACACCGACAGGTCGTTCCCGCGCCGCGCGCAGCTGTGGTGGGACCACGTCGGCAGAGCGGGCGCCGAGCAGCGGATGGCGCGCGAGGCCGAGGTCTACGTCGGCATGTGCCGCCGTTGGCGCGAGCTGCCGAAGCCGACGATCGCGATGGTGCAGGGCGCGTGCGTCGCCGGCGCGCTGATGCTGGCGTGGTCGTGCGACCTGATCGTCGCCTCCGACGACGCCTTCTTCGCCGACCCGGTCGTGCGGATGGGGATCCCCGGCGTCGAGTACTTCGCGCACCCGTGGGTGATGGGGCCGCGCTTCGCGAAGGAGCTGCTGTTCACCGGCGAGCGGTTCGGCGCCGAGCGCGCGCTGTCGCTCGGGATGGTCAACCGCGTCGTCCCGCGCGCCGAGCTGGAGGCGGAGACGCTGGCGCTCGCCGAGCGGGTCGCGAAGATGCCGCGGCTCGGCCTCGCGTTGACGAAGAAGGCGGTCAACCAGGCCGAGGACCTGATGGGCCTCCAGAGCGGGATCGACTCCGTCTTCGGCCTCCACCACGTCGCGCACGCGCACAACGCCGAGGTCGGCGGCGACCACCTCGGCGGCCACGACGCGCGCTCGATGCGCGACGCGGCGAGACCGGCCTAG
- a CDS encoding acyl-CoA dehydrogenase family protein, which translates to MRFALTSDQAALRAAVRDLLRAECPPAAVRAGWPGTPDADGGRVRGIWAELAEMGVPGAAVPEAAGGLGLDACDLVGMLEECGRAALPLPVVETVFVAGPLLAAAGGHEPLLERLTAGDLLAGAALDGGSLVPYASVADVLLLGDAREARSIAGRGDQQSTAADGELRLVEAPAFEPVASVDGARAPGRVADAATAGVALDADPADVAAAWNRGALGTAAQLVGLARTLLAMATEYAQERRQFGVAIGTFQAVKHQLANALLAVEFAAPAVLRAAWSLDTGAPSADRDVAMAKALASDAAERVAAVALQAHGAIAYTTEYDLHLFAKRVWATSRTWGDADWQRARVAAALGLTEAGATR; encoded by the coding sequence ATGCGCTTTGCGTTGACGAGCGACCAGGCCGCACTGCGCGCGGCGGTGCGCGACCTGCTGCGAGCGGAATGCCCGCCCGCCGCCGTGCGTGCCGGCTGGCCCGGCACCCCCGACGCCGACGGCGGCCGGGTGCGCGGCATCTGGGCAGAGCTGGCCGAGATGGGCGTGCCGGGCGCCGCCGTCCCGGAGGCGGCAGGCGGCCTCGGCCTCGACGCCTGCGACCTGGTCGGCATGCTGGAGGAGTGCGGCCGCGCCGCCCTGCCGCTGCCGGTCGTCGAGACCGTCTTCGTCGCCGGCCCGCTGCTCGCCGCCGCCGGCGGCCACGAGCCGCTGCTGGAGCGCCTGACCGCCGGCGACCTGCTCGCCGGCGCCGCGCTCGACGGCGGCTCGCTCGTCCCCTACGCCTCCGTCGCCGACGTGCTGCTGCTCGGCGACGCGCGCGAGGCGCGGTCGATTGCTGGTCGTGGAGACCAGCAATCGACCGCGGCTGATGGCGAGCTGCGGCTGGTCGAGGCGCCGGCGTTCGAGCCCGTCGCGTCGGTCGACGGGGCGCGGGCGCCGGGGCGCGTTGCGGACGCCGCGACGGCGGGGGTCGCGCTCGACGCCGATCCCGCCGACGTCGCCGCCGCCTGGAACCGCGGCGCGCTCGGCACCGCCGCGCAGCTGGTCGGGCTCGCGCGCACGCTGCTGGCGATGGCGACCGAGTACGCCCAGGAGCGCAGACAGTTCGGCGTCGCGATCGGGACGTTCCAGGCCGTCAAGCACCAGCTCGCGAACGCGCTGCTGGCGGTCGAGTTCGCCGCGCCGGCGGTGCTGCGCGCCGCCTGGTCGCTCGACACGGGCGCGCCGAGCGCCGACCGCGACGTCGCGATGGCGAAGGCGCTCGCCTCCGACGCCGCCGAGCGGGTCGCCGCGGTCGCGCTGCAGGCGCACGGCGCGATCGCCTACACGACCGAGTACGACCTCCATCTGTTCGCCAAGCGCGTGTGGGCGACGAGCCGCACGTGGGGCGACGCCGACTGGCAGCGCGCGCGGGTCGCCGCGGCGCTGGGACTGACCGAAGCGGGAGCGACGCGATGA